From a region of the Insulibacter thermoxylanivorax genome:
- a CDS encoding complex I subunit 4 family protein, whose translation MLDNLPILSMLIFSPLVGVLILALIRSEHGRALRIVGVAATALPLALAIWMLSGFDFSGGRQFAEQAVWIHLPLPPLYEGVPHYVQLNYSLVVDGISAALIFLTTLVAMMAALASLGHIKKRWKAFYIWFLLLETGMLGVFAAQDLFLFFIFFELTLVPLYFLIGIWGYKERERTANKFLIYNGIGSALMLLAFIILIANPGFIAGSKEHVYTSEMDVIQYNLEHADLHLDSQSQELHYKPAKVLLPETKTFVFFLILLAFGIKLPAFPFHTWMLRVHAEAPPSAVMIHSGILLKIGAYGLIRFGLELFPGHMEQYALLIAVFGVINILYGAVLALVQSDLKLVLAYSSVSHMGVVLLGIAALNETGLEGAVFQLVSHGLISALMFLIVGSLYERTETTSLEKLGGLAKAMPFMCGIFLLGGLALLGLPGLSGFISELLAFVGLFDSMPVLTILGVLGIILAAAYVLRAVMRISYGLMDDRYAEVKDARLSEAIPMIVLVAFIVLIGIYPAVLSETIGTAVTDIIHGIGG comes from the coding sequence ATGCTGGATAATCTACCGATTCTGTCGATGTTGATCTTCTCTCCGCTGGTCGGCGTCCTGATCCTGGCCTTGATCCGCAGCGAGCACGGCCGGGCGCTGCGCATCGTCGGTGTGGCAGCAACGGCGCTGCCGCTGGCGCTGGCGATCTGGATGCTCAGCGGCTTCGACTTCTCGGGCGGCCGGCAGTTTGCAGAACAAGCTGTGTGGATTCATCTGCCGCTGCCGCCGTTATATGAAGGAGTACCCCATTACGTACAACTGAACTATTCATTGGTCGTTGACGGGATCTCGGCAGCCTTGATCTTCTTGACAACCTTGGTTGCTATGATGGCCGCTTTGGCCTCGCTCGGCCATATCAAGAAGCGGTGGAAGGCGTTCTATATCTGGTTCCTGCTGCTTGAGACGGGGATGCTCGGGGTGTTCGCGGCACAGGACTTGTTCTTATTCTTCATCTTCTTCGAATTGACCTTGGTCCCGCTGTATTTCTTGATCGGCATCTGGGGATACAAGGAACGCGAGCGAACGGCCAACAAGTTCCTTATCTACAATGGGATCGGCTCGGCTTTGATGCTGTTGGCCTTCATCATCCTGATCGCAAACCCTGGATTCATTGCCGGGAGCAAGGAACATGTATACACAAGTGAGATGGATGTCATTCAGTATAATCTAGAGCATGCTGATCTTCATCTTGATTCGCAGTCTCAAGAGCTTCATTATAAGCCGGCGAAAGTTTTGCTTCCAGAAACGAAGACGTTCGTTTTCTTCCTGATCCTGCTGGCCTTCGGCATCAAGCTTCCGGCATTCCCGTTCCATACGTGGATGCTTAGAGTGCATGCTGAAGCGCCGCCCAGCGCTGTCATGATCCACTCCGGGATCTTGCTGAAGATCGGAGCTTACGGGCTGATCCGCTTCGGCTTGGAGCTGTTCCCCGGGCACATGGAGCAGTACGCGCTTCTGATCGCCGTGTTCGGAGTGATCAACATCTTATACGGGGCTGTACTGGCACTCGTGCAGAGCGATCTCAAGCTGGTGCTGGCTTATTCCAGCGTCAGTCATATGGGCGTGGTGCTGCTGGGGATTGCGGCGTTGAATGAGACAGGATTGGAGGGAGCCGTCTTCCAGCTTGTCTCTCACGGTCTCATCTCGGCTCTGATGTTCTTAATCGTCGGCAGTCTCTATGAGCGGACGGAGACGACGTCGCTGGAGAAGCTAGGCGGACTGGCCAAGGCGATGCCCTTCATGTGCGGCATCTTCTTGCTCGGCGGTCTGGCTCTTCTCGGATTGCCGGGACTGTCCGGGTTTATCAGCGAGCTGTTGGCCTTCGTCGGACTCTTCGATTCGATGCCGGTGCTGACCATCCTGGGCGTCCTCGGCATCATCCTGGCGGCGGCTTATGTGCTGCGCGCTGTGATGCGCATCTCCTACGGGCTGATGGACGATCGGTACGCGGAAGTCAAGGATGCGCGGCTTAGCGAAGCGATTCCGATGATCGTGCTGGTCGCATTCATCGTGCTCATCGGCATCTATCCGGCGGTGCTCAGCGAGACGATCGGAACAGCCGTGACCGATATCATACATGGGATAGGGGGTTAG
- a CDS encoding NADH-quinone oxidoreductase subunit N — translation MERLQASDLIYLAPELTLVISAIVISLIDLLLPRRINRDLIGWLSLLGIAGSAAFVVFHAMPLVNGSDSQTISLLYDSYRVDDFANILKLILLGGGVLITLMSIGAVKDSDIQHRGEYYYLLLPALIGGMIMASSAELITLYVGLEVLSITSYILVALRKNHTGATEGAFKYLVTGSIASAFILYGMSFLYGITSTTQIQYMRHMLDVDSSIFPLLYISYILMIGGFAFKIAAAPFHTWAADVYQGAATPVTTFLAAVSKAAGFAILFRVVYVTFFGLGSNTIVPVHHDLFSVLMVLAAAAMILGNTMALKEKNIKRLMAYSGVANAGYLLVPILNHPLPILNDPYFLYHTTKHESMFSEFIYYLIAYVLMNIGMFAAIMMVTGKSRNEELSAFAGLYYRAPATAAAIILIVLSLAGIPITGGFFGKFFILFGTIQSQIYWLAAVMIITSVISYYYYFAIVRQMFMRSSFHAAELTRTIPLTAVLWICALAGVLMGFFPQWLVGAIESIFHYGYDLFG, via the coding sequence ATGGAACGGCTGCAAGCGAGCGATTTGATCTATCTGGCGCCGGAGTTGACGCTGGTCATCTCGGCGATCGTCATCAGCTTGATCGACCTGCTGTTGCCGAGGCGGATCAATCGGGATCTGATCGGCTGGTTGTCCCTGCTCGGGATCGCCGGGTCTGCGGCATTTGTGGTGTTCCACGCGATGCCTCTAGTGAACGGAAGTGACAGCCAGACCATTTCACTGCTCTATGACAGCTATCGGGTCGATGACTTCGCGAATATCCTGAAGTTAATCCTGCTGGGCGGCGGAGTCTTGATCACTTTGATGAGCATCGGAGCAGTTAAGGATAGTGATATTCAGCACCGGGGTGAGTATTACTATCTGCTCCTGCCGGCGCTGATCGGCGGGATGATCATGGCCTCTTCGGCGGAATTGATCACGTTGTATGTGGGGCTGGAGGTGCTGAGCATCACCTCCTATATTCTGGTGGCCCTGCGAAAAAATCATACAGGAGCGACGGAAGGCGCGTTTAAGTACCTGGTAACGGGCAGCATCGCCTCAGCGTTCATCTTGTACGGCATGTCCTTCTTATACGGTATAACTTCAACGACGCAGATTCAGTACATGCGGCACATGTTGGATGTGGATTCTTCCATCTTCCCGCTGCTTTATATCAGTTATATCCTGATGATCGGCGGTTTCGCATTCAAGATCGCGGCGGCTCCGTTCCACACTTGGGCAGCAGACGTGTATCAGGGCGCCGCCACGCCGGTAACCACATTCCTGGCTGCGGTCTCAAAGGCGGCGGGTTTTGCCATCCTGTTCCGCGTCGTTTATGTCACTTTCTTTGGCTTGGGATCGAATACAATTGTACCTGTCCATCATGATTTGTTCTCCGTGCTCATGGTGCTGGCGGCAGCAGCTATGATCCTGGGGAATACGATGGCTCTGAAGGAGAAGAATATCAAACGTCTAATGGCATATTCAGGTGTAGCGAACGCGGGTTATCTGCTCGTGCCGATCCTGAATCATCCCTTGCCGATCCTAAATGATCCTTACTTCCTTTATCACACTACTAAGCATGAGTCGATGTTTTCGGAATTCATCTATTATCTGATCGCCTATGTTCTGATGAATATCGGCATGTTTGCAGCGATCATGATGGTGACGGGCAAATCGCGCAACGAAGAACTGAGCGCCTTCGCAGGGCTCTACTATCGGGCGCCGGCGACGGCCGCGGCGATCATCCTCATCGTGCTCTCATTGGCAGGGATTCCGATCACCGGCGGCTTCTTCGGCAAGTTCTTCATCCTGTTCGGCACGATACAGTCACAGATTTACTGGTTAGCCGCAGTGATGATCATTACGAGTGTTATCTCATATTACTATTACTTCGCGATTGTGCGGCAGATGTTTATGCGCTCGTCGTTCCACGCTGCAGAGCTGACGAGAACCATTCCGCTCACCGCCGTGCTCTGGATCTGTGCTTTGGCGGGCGTGCTTATGGGCTTCTTCCCGCAATGGCTCGTCGGTGCGATCGAATCGATCTTCCATTATGGTTACGATCTGTTCGGCTGA
- a CDS encoding S8 family serine peptidase, which produces MSEIWKTRISLLLTAIFILNAVPYGFVPHSGGELAAGASFEAARGSGALDEAAGTWIIRWDDEVPAEFAAESEIVGVQDFLQVTIAKPREPADLEAWLARWSKAEEVRYIQPNHLVRTAAVPNDPYRSEQRYLDLIGAYTAWDHVNSNTSITIAVVDTGVDLNHPDLKGNLTEGYNLLNKNKPPQDDNGHGTNVAGIIAAVGNNRIGTTGILWNAKIMPLKALDRHGTGNEDHLGEAIRYAVDNGAKIVVMSLGLHRYSPYMQDIVNYAEENGVLLVAAAGNEGSDVKYPAAYPTVLAVGGIGSNRSLINESNYGPEIDLVAPWEVYTTALGGGYEVNYGTSMAAPQVAAVAAMVWSRHPNWTPAEVRNMLRQTAEDVHMRGWDERTGYGLVRADRALTAVYKRDMFEPNNTRNTAAHLPIDHSIIAELAGGKDMDWFYIQAPYRGSVTITLSPLQSTNAQITVDHLDVNGRVQNTYPNMLGKSMTIPVTTSRSYIRVRAASESSNMAIGYELTTKFLIYSDDYEDNDRQYKAYRLQPRSQVLKGTFHQENDYDWFQIPISQDGTLRVKVSVDTSRIDPAIVIQRQGGSAREIDAGEEGKTEYSDPIDVTPGTYYILIKNVISNRTYPVTGEYTMTIEYMPKYIDPNEPNDKPYQAVMMAVGTQYNGVISSAADQDWFTFVMEDKGVVDLDIQRIPKNRTMSLTIYDSAQKMLAVYTSKLGAEKLHVRTELNQGIYYVRLTANAPFQDQMYGFTLRIHELVAGFIDIKHNWAKDTIVNLVEQNIVQGYGDYTFRPNAPLMRSEAVAMIVRAFKPQQRAAASYPDVPIRHWAYQDIARASSAGIVRGYPDGTFRPNDHVTRVEMAQMLGNALQLEELSANPGFSDIPEDYWAAGMLAALKQHGTLTGYPDGTFRPNATASRAEFANLLYKALTK; this is translated from the coding sequence ATGAGTGAGATTTGGAAGACTAGAATATCCCTCCTTCTCACGGCCATCTTCATCCTTAATGCGGTTCCATACGGGTTTGTTCCGCACAGCGGCGGTGAGCTGGCGGCAGGCGCATCGTTCGAAGCTGCTCGAGGGAGCGGCGCTCTGGACGAAGCTGCGGGTACTTGGATTATCCGTTGGGATGATGAGGTGCCGGCGGAGTTTGCGGCAGAGAGCGAGATCGTCGGCGTGCAGGACTTCCTGCAGGTGACGATCGCTAAGCCGCGTGAACCGGCGGACTTGGAGGCATGGCTTGCCCGCTGGTCCAAAGCGGAGGAGGTTCGCTACATACAACCGAATCATCTGGTGCGGACGGCGGCTGTTCCGAACGATCCCTATCGCAGCGAACAGCGCTATCTTGATCTAATCGGGGCTTATACGGCTTGGGATCATGTGAACAGCAATACGTCGATCACGATCGCGGTGGTCGACACCGGCGTCGACCTGAATCATCCTGATCTGAAGGGGAATCTTACGGAGGGTTATAACCTGCTCAATAAGAACAAGCCCCCGCAGGATGATAACGGCCATGGCACGAATGTTGCGGGCATCATCGCCGCGGTTGGCAATAACCGCATCGGTACGACGGGCATCCTGTGGAATGCCAAGATCATGCCGCTGAAGGCTCTCGACAGACACGGCACCGGCAATGAAGATCATCTCGGCGAAGCGATCCGCTATGCCGTGGACAACGGCGCCAAGATCGTCGTGATGTCCCTGGGGCTGCATCGCTATTCGCCTTATATGCAGGATATCGTTAATTACGCTGAAGAGAACGGCGTGCTGCTGGTTGCCGCAGCGGGCAATGAAGGCAGCGACGTCAAATATCCGGCGGCCTATCCGACCGTACTAGCCGTAGGCGGGATCGGGTCGAACCGCTCGCTCATCAACGAATCGAACTACGGTCCGGAGATCGATCTCGTAGCGCCGTGGGAAGTCTATACGACGGCGCTCGGCGGCGGTTACGAAGTGAACTACGGCACGTCGATGGCAGCGCCGCAGGTGGCTGCCGTCGCCGCCATGGTATGGTCGAGGCATCCGAACTGGACGCCGGCGGAAGTGCGAAATATGCTTCGTCAGACGGCTGAAGATGTCCATATGCGGGGGTGGGACGAGCGCACGGGCTACGGTCTCGTGAGAGCTGACCGGGCACTCACCGCTGTTTACAAACGGGATATGTTCGAGCCGAATAACACCCGCAATACGGCAGCCCATCTGCCGATCGATCACAGCATCATCGCCGAGCTGGCCGGCGGCAAGGATATGGACTGGTTCTATATCCAAGCGCCTTACAGGGGATCTGTGACGATTACACTGAGTCCTTTGCAGTCGACGAATGCTCAGATCACCGTCGATCATCTCGATGTGAACGGAAGGGTGCAGAACACCTATCCGAATATGCTCGGCAAGAGCATGACGATCCCGGTAACGACCAGCCGCAGCTACATCCGGGTGAGGGCGGCGAGCGAATCATCCAACATGGCGATCGGCTATGAGCTGACGACGAAATTCCTGATCTACAGCGATGATTATGAGGACAACGACCGCCAATACAAGGCTTACAGGCTGCAGCCGCGCAGCCAAGTGCTCAAGGGAACCTTCCATCAGGAGAATGATTACGACTGGTTCCAGATCCCGATCAGCCAAGATGGAACGCTGCGGGTGAAGGTCTCCGTTGATACCTCGCGCATCGATCCTGCGATTGTCATCCAGAGACAAGGCGGCAGCGCGCGGGAGATCGATGCTGGGGAAGAGGGGAAGACGGAGTACTCCGATCCGATCGATGTCACGCCGGGCACTTACTACATCTTGATCAAAAATGTCATCTCTAACAGGACATATCCGGTTACCGGCGAATATACGATGACCATCGAATACATGCCGAAGTATATCGATCCGAACGAACCGAACGACAAGCCGTATCAGGCTGTGATGATGGCGGTGGGCACGCAGTATAACGGCGTGATCAGCAGCGCGGCGGATCAGGATTGGTTCACCTTCGTGATGGAAGACAAGGGGGTCGTGGATCTCGATATCCAGCGCATCCCTAAGAACCGGACGATGAGCCTGACGATCTATGACTCCGCACAGAAGATGCTGGCGGTGTACACGTCCAAACTCGGTGCCGAGAAGCTGCATGTCCGCACGGAGCTCAATCAAGGAATCTATTATGTCAGATTGACCGCTAATGCACCGTTCCAGGATCAGATGTACGGCTTTACACTCAGGATCCATGAGCTGGTCGCTGGATTCATAGATATCAAGCATAATTGGGCGAAGGATACCATCGTCAACTTGGTTGAGCAGAACATCGTGCAAGGCTACGGTGATTACACCTTCCGCCCGAATGCTCCGCTGATGCGGTCCGAAGCAGTTGCGATGATCGTGCGGGCATTTAAGCCGCAGCAAAGGGCGGCCGCCTCCTACCCGGACGTACCGATCCGCCACTGGGCGTACCAGGATATCGCCCGTGCGTCCAGTGCCGGAATCGTCCGCGGCTACCCTGACGGCACCTTCCGTCCCAATGATCACGTGACTAGAGTAGAGATGGCACAGATGCTGGGCAATGCCCTGCAGCTTGAGGAACTGTCTGCGAATCCAGGATTCTCAGACATCCCGGAGGATTACTGGGCGGCTGGCATGTTGGCTGCTCTCAAGCAACATGGTACACTAACCGGGTATCCTGATGGCACGTTCCGCCCGAATGCCACCGCATCTCGAGCAGAGTTTGCTAACTTGCTTTACAAAGCTTTGACGAAATAA
- a CDS encoding DUF1146 family protein, protein MQTGAQAIAYLIVLLACILLAWWALTAFRLDVFLREPKSLRARMLQLIIAVVIGYNLAKFLMDYAHFASLMRWIL, encoded by the coding sequence GTGCAAACCGGGGCGCAGGCGATCGCGTACTTAATCGTACTATTGGCTTGCATCTTGCTGGCATGGTGGGCTCTGACGGCTTTTCGGCTTGACGTCTTCTTAAGAGAGCCTAAGAGTCTCCGTGCCCGCATGCTGCAGCTGATCATCGCTGTCGTCATCGGTTACAACTTAGCCAAGTTTCTGATGGATTACGCTCACTTCGCGTCGCTTATGAGGTGGATCCTTTGA
- the murA gene encoding UDP-N-acetylglucosamine 1-carboxyvinyltransferase, with protein sequence MSRFIVRGGQRLSGTVKVHGAKNSVLPIIAASILASEGQSIIRDVPMLDDVVTISKVLQSIGVDISVQPEQEQAIINARYISNCEAPYDLVRQMRASFLVMGPLLARCGEARVALPGGCAIGTRPIDQHLKGFEAMGADINLGQGYIEARTRGRLKGAKIYLDVASVGATENIMMAAALAEGTTVIENAAKEPEIVDLANYLNAMGAKVRGAGTGLIRIEGVEKLHGVEYAVIPDRIEAGTYMIAAAITGGDVYVEGAIVDHLKPVISKMQEMGVEIRADENGVHVLAPHKLRAVDVKTLPYPGFPTDMQAPMMALLLVSEGTSIVTETVFENRFMHVAELKKMRAEIKVEGRSAIITGGARLTGAKVCATDLRAGAALILAGLAAEGETVISGVHHIDRGYVNIAEKMQALGAEIRRVTEEQDAELDDEAPALQFGIQPTLA encoded by the coding sequence ATGAGCAGATTTATCGTCCGCGGTGGCCAGCGCTTATCCGGAACAGTTAAGGTACATGGTGCCAAGAATTCGGTACTGCCGATCATCGCTGCTTCAATCCTGGCTTCAGAAGGTCAAAGTATCATACGTGATGTTCCCATGCTCGATGACGTTGTGACGATCAGCAAGGTATTACAGTCGATCGGCGTGGACATATCCGTTCAGCCTGAACAAGAACAAGCCATTATCAATGCTAGATACATATCCAATTGCGAAGCACCCTATGATCTGGTGCGTCAGATGCGCGCTTCCTTCCTTGTGATGGGACCGCTGCTCGCGCGGTGCGGCGAGGCGCGTGTCGCTTTGCCCGGCGGCTGTGCCATCGGGACGAGACCGATCGACCAACACCTCAAAGGGTTCGAAGCGATGGGAGCTGATATCAATCTCGGCCAAGGATATATCGAAGCGCGCACGCGCGGTCGATTGAAGGGAGCGAAGATCTATCTGGATGTGGCCAGTGTAGGCGCTACTGAGAATATCATGATGGCGGCAGCCCTGGCCGAAGGTACGACGGTCATCGAGAATGCGGCCAAGGAGCCGGAGATCGTCGATCTCGCGAACTATCTTAATGCGATGGGAGCTAAGGTTCGCGGAGCGGGGACGGGCCTCATCCGGATCGAAGGCGTAGAGAAGCTGCACGGTGTGGAATATGCGGTCATTCCGGACCGGATCGAAGCCGGCACCTATATGATAGCTGCCGCCATCACCGGCGGGGATGTCTATGTGGAAGGAGCGATCGTCGATCATCTGAAACCGGTGATCTCCAAGATGCAGGAGATGGGCGTTGAGATTCGCGCCGATGAGAACGGCGTCCATGTGTTGGCACCGCATAAGCTGCGAGCCGTCGACGTGAAGACCCTTCCCTATCCTGGGTTCCCGACGGATATGCAGGCGCCGATGATGGCGCTGCTGCTGGTTTCAGAAGGGACCAGCATCGTTACAGAGACGGTCTTCGAGAATCGGTTCATGCATGTGGCGGAGCTGAAGAAAATGAGGGCTGAGATCAAGGTGGAAGGCCGGTCGGCGATTATCACCGGCGGAGCCCGATTGACGGGTGCGAAAGTCTGCGCCACCGATCTGCGTGCTGGTGCAGCATTGATCTTAGCGGGACTTGCCGCCGAAGGAGAGACGGTGATCTCCGGCGTGCACCATATCGATCGCGGGTATGTGAATATCGCGGAGAAGATGCAAGCGCTTGGCGCGGAGATCCGCCGCGTAACCGAGGAGCAGGATGCGGAGCTCGATGATGAAGCGCCGGCCTTGCAATTCGGCATCCAGCCGACGCTCGCATAA